One region of Takifugu flavidus isolate HTHZ2018 chromosome 14, ASM371156v2, whole genome shotgun sequence genomic DNA includes:
- the LOC130537801 gene encoding 14-3-3 protein epsilon isoform X1: MADRENLVYQAKLAEQAERYDEMVESMKKVAGLDKELTMEERNLLSVAYKNVIGARRASWRIISSLEQKEEGKAAEEKMKMIKEYRKVIENELKTICNDILVVLDKHLIPTALMGESKVFYYKMKGDYHRYLAEFATGNDRKEAAENSLMAYKAANDIAQSELTSTHPIRLGLALNFSVFYYEILNSPDRACRLAKEAFDDAIAELDTLNEESYKDSTLIMQLLRDNLTLWTSDVQGDAEEQNNETLQDAEENQ, encoded by the exons ATGGCAGACAGAGAAAACCTCGTGTACCAGGCTAAACTGGCCGAGCAGGCGGAAAGATATGACG AAATGGTGGAGTCGATGAAGAAGGTGGCGGGTTTGGACAAGGAGCTGACCATGGAAGAGAGGAACCTGCTGTCGGTTGCCTACAAGAACGTCATCGGAGCTCGACGAGCTTCTTGGAGGATAATTAGCAGCCTGGAGCAGAAAGAAGAAGGCaaagctgcagaggagaagatgaaAATGATCAAGGAGTACAGGAAAGTG ATTGAAAACGAGCTGAAAACGATCTGCAACGATATTCTGGTTGTACTGGACAAGCACCTGATCCCCACTGCATTAATGGGAGAGTCCAAGGTTTTCTACTACAAGAT GAAGGGAGATTACCACAGGTACCTGGCAGAGTTTGCTACAGGGAACGACAGGAAGGAGGCGGCGgagaacagtctgatggcgtaCAAAGCTGCTAACGACATCGCCCAGAGCGAGCTCACTTCCACACACCCCATCCGTCTGGGATTGGCCCTCAACTTTTCAGTCTTCTACTACGAAATCCTAAACTCGCCGGACCGCGCATGCAG GTTGGCGAAGGAAGCGTTTGATGACGCCATAGCAGAACTGGACACGCTGAATGAGGAGAGCTACAAGGACTCGACGCTCATCATGCAGTTGCTACGCGACAACTTGACACTATGGACCTCAGACGTGCAGGGAGACG cTGAAGAACAGAACAATGAAACACTGCAGGATGCAGAAGAGAACCAGTGA
- the LOC130537801 gene encoding 14-3-3 protein epsilon isoform X2, whose amino-acid sequence MADRENLVYQAKLAEQAERYDEMVESMKKVAGLDKELTMEERNLLSVAYKNVIGARRASWRIISSLEQKEEGKAAEEKMKMIKEYRKVIENELKTICNDILVVLDKHLIPTALMGESKVFYYKMKGDYHRYLAEFATGNDRKEAAENSLMAYKAANDIAQSELTSTHPIRLGLALNFSVFYYEILNSPDRACRLAKEAFDDAIAELDTLNEESYKDSTLIMQLLRDNLTLWTSDVQGDES is encoded by the exons ATGGCAGACAGAGAAAACCTCGTGTACCAGGCTAAACTGGCCGAGCAGGCGGAAAGATATGACG AAATGGTGGAGTCGATGAAGAAGGTGGCGGGTTTGGACAAGGAGCTGACCATGGAAGAGAGGAACCTGCTGTCGGTTGCCTACAAGAACGTCATCGGAGCTCGACGAGCTTCTTGGAGGATAATTAGCAGCCTGGAGCAGAAAGAAGAAGGCaaagctgcagaggagaagatgaaAATGATCAAGGAGTACAGGAAAGTG ATTGAAAACGAGCTGAAAACGATCTGCAACGATATTCTGGTTGTACTGGACAAGCACCTGATCCCCACTGCATTAATGGGAGAGTCCAAGGTTTTCTACTACAAGAT GAAGGGAGATTACCACAGGTACCTGGCAGAGTTTGCTACAGGGAACGACAGGAAGGAGGCGGCGgagaacagtctgatggcgtaCAAAGCTGCTAACGACATCGCCCAGAGCGAGCTCACTTCCACACACCCCATCCGTCTGGGATTGGCCCTCAACTTTTCAGTCTTCTACTACGAAATCCTAAACTCGCCGGACCGCGCATGCAG GTTGGCGAAGGAAGCGTTTGATGACGCCATAGCAGAACTGGACACGCTGAATGAGGAGAGCTACAAGGACTCGACGCTCATCATGCAGTTGCTACGCGACAACTTGACACTATGGACCTCAGACGTGCAGGGAGACG AGTCTTAA
- the LOC130537799 gene encoding adapter molecule crk-like produces the protein MAGNFDAEDRDSWYWGRLTRQEAVSLLQGQRHGVFLVRDSISIRGGYVLSVSENSKVSHYIINSVSDNRQSTSGLTPPYFRIGDQEFEALPALLEFYKIHYLDTTALLEPVSKAQHTGFISSSAGVPPPPQEEAEFVRALFDFSGNDEEDLPFRKGDILRVLEKPEEQWWNAANQEGRAGMIPVPYVEKYRPASPTAAALGPTTSVPGQVPEGGRPTGGTDGMAGAQDNPLCDPGQYAQPVVNAQLPNLQNGPVYARVIQKRERLNARQDASLVEVGEMVKVTKINVNGQWEGECKGKRGHFPFTHVRLMEQQHPDGDS, from the exons ATGGCAGGGAATTTTGATGCCGAAGACCGCGATAGTTGGTACTGGGGCCGGTTAACCCGCCAGGAAGCCGTTTCTCTCTTACAGGGGCAGAGACACGGTGTGTTCCTGGTGCGGGACTCGATCAGCATCCGGGGGGGCTACGTGCTGTCTGTGTCCGAGAACTCCAAAGTGTCCCATTATATCATCAACAGTGTCAGTGACAACCGACAGTCCACATCAG GTTTGACTCCGCCCTATTTTCGGATCGGCGATCAGGAGTTCGAAGCACTGCCCGCCCTCTTAGAGTTTTACAAGATCCACTACCTGGACACGACCGCGCTCCTAGAACCCGTCAGCAAGGCCCAACACACGGGATTCATCAGTTCCTCGGCTGGGGTTCCACCACCGCCGCAAGAGGAGGCGGAGTTTGTGCGTGCGCTGTTTGACTTTTCTGGGAACGACGAGGAGGATCTTCCATTCCGAAAAGGCGACATCCTGCGGGTGTTGGAGAAGCCAGAGGAGCAGTGGTGGAACGCTGCCAACCAGGAGGGTCGTGCCGGAATGATCCCGGTGCCGTACGTAGAGAAGTACCGGCCCGCCTCACCCACCGCTGCCGCCCTGGGCCCCACCACCTCGGTACCTGGACAGGTTCCCGAGGGTGGGCGGCCTACAGGCGGCACGGATGGAATGGCCGGGGCACAGGACAACCCTCTGTGTGACCCGGGCCAGTACGCCCAGCCAGTCGTAAACGCACAGCTGCCAAACCTGCAGAACGGACCCGTTTATGCTCGCGTCATCCAGAAACGTGAACGCCTAAACGCAAGACAAGACGCGTCACTCGTGGAG GTGGGCGAGATGGTTAAAGTGACCAAGATTAACGTGAACGGCCAGTGGGAGGGCGAGTGCAAAGGTAAACGAGGTCACTTCCCCTTCACCCACGTTCGCCTGATGGAACAGCAGCACCCCGATGGCGACAGCTGA
- the LOC130537746 gene encoding smoothelin-like protein 2 yields MERTVDEPDSLVQFKNTLQAAIKEVQVDVRAFKEQIVQKMEELSDSSRPLAGVVSRLQEENLQLRAKLEALSCLVEGLTGVKVDHGTIGGNVKNMENGQMQSQEVVQCVGPKISQSTSIEPPGPSGGSNASVGTGPSNTSVPPPWRTRRQAEVNGSDVKGRNSVSTTARQKEEDEARSHRPLTSTVKLSAESLAVTTCLQSTNNPDPIKLNKVHHPAPADTKATLEASAGPDSPATTCKVPQKQAAEPDLDANEAQLHRPTTATSTKPSSEERFSSKLIQPVAEAAEPPKGGSGEHSVKTDATQPTPHLSPSSSDVKPGEYPFKRVPVLKSPSPILKRSVSFPHRQVNLDEGVQSCGYVVTAEKLLPSKSIIKSGFSPSLERKSAWAGTEFKQDVTRAQVPSRPSGAQARRAMFERMNTEPVKAKESKPKLKRSQSFGVSSASGIKQILLEWCRSKTIGYQNIDIQNFSSSWSDGMAFCALVHSFFPLEFDYNTLDARKRKQNLELAFSTAEKQADCLRLIEVDDMLEMGDKPDPMCVFTYVQALYNHLKKFE; encoded by the exons ATGGAGAGAACCGTCGATGAGCCCGATTCTTTGGTTCAGTTCAAAAACACCCTGCAAGCCGCCATCAAAGAGGTCCAAGTGGACGTCAGAGCATTCAAGGAGCAAATAGTTCAGAAGATGGAGGAACTGTCTGATTCCAGTAGACCTTTAGCAGGAGTCGTGAGCAGGTTGCAGGAGGAGAACCTACAGCTCCGAGCAAAGCTGGAGGCCCTCAGCTGTCTGGTGGAGGGTCTCACGGGGGTCAAGGTGGACCATGGTACCATTGGTGGGAATGTGAAGAACATGGAGAACGGGCAGATGCAGAGCCAGGAAGTGGTTCAGTGTGTGGGACCGAAGATCAGCCAGTCCACATCTATTGAACCACCTGGGCCAAGCGGAGGATCAAACGCATCAGTAGGAACTGGTCCCAGTAACACCTCAGTACCACCTCCGTGGAGAACCAGGAGACAAGCCGAGGTGAAC GGCAGTGATGTTAAAGGACGGAATAGTGTTTCCACTACAGCGCGCCAGAAAGAAG AAGACGAAGCTCGGTCCcaccgacctctgacctccacagTCAAACTGAGCGCAGAGTCCTTGGCGGTGACCACCTGTCTGCAGTCAACCAACAACCCTG ACCCGATAAAACTGAACAAAGTCCATCATCCTGCCCCTGCGGACACAAAAGCCACTTTAGAGGCTTCAGCTGGGCCTGACTCTCCCGCTACAACATGtaaagttcctcaaaaacaggcagcagaaccaGATCTTG ATGCCAATGAAGCCCAGCTCCATCGGCCCACCACCGCTACATCAACCAAGCCCAGTTCAGAAGAGAGGTTCTCTAGCAAACTCATCCAACCAgtagctgaagctgcagaaccACCGAAGGGAGGTTCTGGAGAACATTCTGTAAAAACAG ATGCCACTCAGCCGACTCCTCACttgtctccgtcctcctcagaTGTCAAACCTGGAGAATATCCTTTCAAACGAG TTCCAGTTCTGAAGAGCCCCAGTCCAATTCTGAAAAGAAGTGTGAGCTTTCCACACCGGCAGGTAAA CTTAGATGAGGGTGTCCAAAGCTGTGGTTATGTTGTGACTGCAGAAAAATTACTGCCCTCGAAATCAATAATCAAATCTGGATTCTCGCCCAGTTTGGAAAG GAAATCAGCCTGGGCGGGGACGGAGTTTAAGCAGGATGTGACCAGAGCGCAGGTGCCATCCCGCCCCAGTGGTGCCCAGGCCAGGAGGGCCATGTTCGAGAGAATGAACACGGAGCCCGTCAA AGCCAAAGAGTCCAAACCCAAACTGAAGCGCTCTCAGAGTTTCGGTGTTTCCAGTGCCAGCGGTATCAAACAGATCCTGCTGGAGTGGTGCCGCTCAAAGACCATTGGCTACCAG AACATCGACATCCAGAACTTCTCATCCAGCTGGAGTGATGGGATGGCTTTCTGTGCCCTCGTCCACTCCTTCTTCCCCCTGGAGTTCGACTACAACACGCTGGACGCCCGTAAACGCAAACAAAACCTGGAGCTCGCCTTCTCCACCGCAGA gaagCAGGCTGACTGTCTTCGGCTCATCGAGGTGGATGACATGTTGGAGATGGGCGACAAACCGGACCCCATGTGTGTCTTCACATATGTCCAGGCGCTCTATAACCATCTGAAGAAGTTTGAATAA